A single window of Methanoregula sp. DNA harbors:
- a CDS encoding RNase J family beta-CASP ribonuclease, producing the protein MDIEIIAVGGYDEVGRNMTAVRCGKEIVIFDMGLRLDQVMIHEDAEIENMHSLDLIKIKAIPDDTMMNSVEGTVKAIVCTHGHLDHIGAIPKLAHRYNAPIISTPYTTELIRQQISGEQKFGVNNKLFPLKSGQRYTLSQTLVLEFVRMQHSIIDTVVAVLHTPHGAIVYALDFKLDRTPVIGEPPDFARLRQIGKEGVIALIVECTNIERSGRCPSERIARNLVRDTITSYEDDKNAILVSTFSSHISRVKTIAECAHEIGRKPVLLGRSMERYSVTAEQMKLVSFPSTTSVFGNRRTVDRTMRRMMKEGKEKFMPIVTGHQGEPGSILTRVATGDTPYLLAKGDKVVFSANVIPNPMNFGQRYMIEAHLKLAGVRIFEDLHVSGHAYREDHYEMVQILNPQHVIPAHGSMKMTASYADFASDMGYTLHSDLHMLRNGQRLKLN; encoded by the coding sequence ATGGATATCGAGATTATCGCAGTGGGCGGGTATGATGAAGTCGGGCGGAATATGACCGCCGTCCGCTGCGGAAAGGAAATTGTCATCTTTGACATGGGACTCCGCCTGGATCAGGTGATGATCCACGAAGACGCGGAGATCGAGAATATGCACTCCCTTGACCTGATAAAGATCAAGGCGATACCGGACGACACGATGATGAACTCGGTCGAGGGGACCGTGAAAGCGATTGTCTGCACCCATGGGCACCTTGACCATATCGGTGCAATCCCCAAACTGGCGCACAGGTACAACGCGCCGATCATATCAACCCCGTACACCACCGAGCTGATCCGCCAGCAGATATCGGGCGAGCAGAAATTCGGGGTCAACAACAAGCTCTTCCCGCTGAAGTCCGGGCAGCGGTACACGCTCTCGCAGACACTGGTGCTTGAGTTTGTGCGGATGCAGCACTCGATCATCGATACGGTGGTCGCGGTGCTCCACACCCCGCACGGCGCGATTGTTTATGCGCTGGACTTCAAGCTGGACCGGACCCCGGTGATCGGTGAACCGCCGGACTTTGCGCGGCTCCGGCAGATCGGGAAGGAAGGAGTAATCGCCCTGATTGTGGAATGCACCAACATCGAACGGTCAGGAAGGTGTCCCAGCGAGAGGATTGCCCGCAACCTTGTGCGGGACACAATCACGAGTTACGAGGACGACAAGAATGCAATCCTTGTTTCCACATTCTCCTCCCATATCTCGCGTGTCAAAACCATTGCGGAATGCGCCCACGAGATCGGGAGAAAACCGGTGCTCCTTGGCAGGTCGATGGAGCGGTACTCGGTAACTGCCGAGCAGATGAAGCTTGTTTCGTTCCCGTCTACGACCAGCGTCTTTGGCAACCGGCGCACCGTCGACCGGACAATGCGAAGGATGATGAAGGAGGGAAAGGAAAAATTCATGCCGATTGTCACAGGCCACCAGGGCGAACCCGGTTCGATCCTGACCCGTGTCGCCACGGGAGACACTCCCTACCTGCTTGCCAAAGGAGACAAGGTCGTTTTCTCGGCAAACGTCATCCCCAACCCGATGAACTTCGGGCAGCGGTACATGATCGAAGCGCACCTGAAACTTGCGGGAGTGCGTATATTTGAAGACCTGCATGTCAGCGGCCACGCGTACCGCGAAGACCACTACGAGATGGTCCAGATACTCAACCCGCAGCATGTCATCCCTGCGCACGGATCCATGAAAATGACCGCGAGCTATGCGGACTTTGCATCGGACATGGGGTACACGCTCCATTCTGACCTGCATATGCTCAGGAACGGGCAGCGCCTCAAACTGAACTAG
- the fni gene encoding type 2 isopentenyl-diphosphate Delta-isomerase: MGDKKHFTSSRKLDHLRICAEEDIERGDAGFSDIRFVHNALPECDMAAIDRRTRFLSRTFSSPLFISAMTGGHPETKEVNARLARAAERFGIGMGVGSQRAALENPGLADTFSVVRDEAPHAFLVANLGAVQLRDHGIEWAEQAVAMIGADAIAIHLNFLQEAIQPEGDHNAAGCLDAIRALCKDTKTPVIVKETGSGISAETARKCRGAGVVVLDVGGAGGTSWAAVESVRAKKNRNPADRNKMALGEDFADWGIPTVVSLCEVLASPGSVIASGGIRSGLDMAKALALGADLCGMALPLLPAALESDEALGQKIDAVHRQLDAAMFLTGSARVTDLRKARMFVTGKTRQMIDRDNPAGIRK; this comes from the coding sequence ATGGGAGACAAAAAACATTTTACATCGTCACGGAAGCTTGACCACCTGCGGATCTGCGCAGAGGAGGATATCGAGCGTGGCGATGCCGGTTTTTCCGACATACGGTTCGTACACAACGCGCTGCCGGAGTGCGATATGGCAGCGATTGACCGGCGCACTCGTTTTTTGTCCCGGACATTCTCATCTCCTCTTTTTATCTCTGCAATGACCGGCGGGCACCCGGAGACAAAAGAGGTGAATGCCAGGCTTGCGCGGGCAGCAGAGCGCTTTGGGATCGGCATGGGTGTCGGCTCCCAGCGGGCTGCCCTTGAAAACCCCGGCCTTGCCGACACATTCTCGGTGGTGCGGGATGAGGCGCCGCATGCGTTTCTTGTGGCAAACCTCGGCGCCGTCCAGCTCCGCGACCATGGCATCGAATGGGCGGAGCAGGCTGTCGCGATGATCGGTGCAGATGCAATCGCAATCCACCTTAACTTCCTGCAGGAAGCAATCCAGCCGGAAGGAGACCATAACGCGGCCGGATGTCTCGATGCCATACGGGCGCTCTGCAAGGACACAAAGACGCCGGTGATTGTGAAAGAGACCGGTTCCGGTATCTCGGCAGAGACTGCGCGGAAGTGTCGTGGTGCGGGAGTTGTAGTACTTGATGTAGGCGGGGCAGGCGGGACGTCGTGGGCTGCGGTAGAAAGTGTACGGGCAAAAAAGAACCGGAACCCTGCAGACAGGAATAAAATGGCCCTCGGCGAGGACTTTGCAGACTGGGGGATCCCCACGGTTGTGAGCCTGTGCGAAGTGCTGGCGTCCCCGGGTTCAGTAATTGCATCAGGAGGCATACGTAGTGGTCTGGACATGGCAAAAGCGCTCGCGCTCGGGGCCGACCTCTGCGGGATGGCGCTCCCGCTCCTTCCCGCCGCTCTTGAAAGCGACGAGGCGCTCGGACAAAAGATCGATGCGGTTCACCGGCAACTGGATGCTGCAATGTTCCTTACAGGATCAGCCCGCGTCACAGACCTTAGGAAAGCGCGGATGTTTGTCACCGGAAAGACCCGGCAGATGATCGACAGGGATAATCCGGCGGGCATCAGGAAATAA
- a CDS encoding isopentenyl phosphate kinase: MSDRVMLKLGGSVITDKSGDCAINHAQVADIALAVAENPVPGLVIVHGAGSCGHPEAKRYHLDRGANAGHAEGIAVTHHAVARLNDAVVAALQGHGVEALGIHPLHVAFADNGRLVAFEKRQLEKMLTLGMVPVIHGDVVMDKSRGACIVSGDQLVRYLAPLISIDRVGLATDVPGVLNGGTVVPEITPASARALDIGSSTFTDVTGGMRGKINELLDLARAGVGSEIFHVSRVPDFLIGRDCGGTKVRK; this comes from the coding sequence ATGTCTGACCGTGTAATGCTCAAGCTTGGCGGGAGCGTGATCACCGACAAGAGCGGCGACTGTGCGATCAACCATGCGCAGGTCGCTGACATTGCACTGGCAGTGGCAGAAAACCCGGTACCGGGCCTGGTAATCGTGCACGGCGCCGGCTCATGCGGCCATCCGGAAGCAAAGCGGTATCATCTCGACCGCGGTGCAAACGCGGGGCATGCGGAAGGCATCGCGGTCACGCACCATGCGGTTGCCCGGCTGAATGATGCGGTAGTAGCAGCGCTGCAGGGGCATGGCGTGGAGGCGCTGGGAATCCACCCGCTTCATGTCGCGTTTGCAGATAACGGGAGGCTGGTCGCATTCGAGAAGCGGCAGCTTGAAAAAATGTTAACCCTCGGGATGGTTCCGGTGATCCACGGCGATGTGGTGATGGACAAGTCCCGGGGCGCCTGCATCGTGTCAGGTGACCAGCTTGTGCGCTATCTCGCACCGCTGATCAGCATTGACCGTGTGGGGCTCGCCACCGATGTACCGGGAGTGCTGAATGGGGGGACGGTTGTGCCGGAGATTACACCGGCATCTGCCCGCGCCCTCGATATCGGCAGCTCGACATTTACCGATGTCACCGGTGGAATGAGAGGGAAGATCAATGAACTGCTCGACCTCGCGCGTGCGGGTGTCGGGTCTGAAATTTTCCATGTCTCACGCGTCCCCGATTTCCTTATCGGAAGGGACTGCGGCGGGACAAAAGTGAGAAAATAA
- the mvk gene encoding mevalonate kinase — protein MATWSAPGKVFLFGEHAVVYGKPGIAMAIKPRVYVTVRQSKRPQSAGSPYIHNCFTELGVNGSVYINSQIPSSSGLGSSAAVTVATLCAINDEFHLGKTREEIADMAFGIEKKVQKGRASPTDTTVSSYGGIVLITGSSRRRLPPQNLHIVIGDTLVSHNTSQMVEQVSDLKKKHPEIVSHLLDAIEGVSLNAIHHLNNPQELGRYMDMNHALLDALGVGHPALSRLVLAARAAGAFGAKLTGAGGGGCMVAVTPKGLKHRVAKAIEACNARAIVTGIDTEGARKEKHV, from the coding sequence TTGGCAACTTGGAGTGCGCCGGGCAAGGTCTTTTTGTTCGGCGAGCATGCGGTGGTGTACGGCAAACCCGGAATTGCGATGGCGATCAAGCCCCGCGTCTATGTGACCGTGCGCCAGAGCAAACGTCCCCAGTCAGCGGGTTCACCTTACATCCACAACTGCTTTACCGAGTTGGGTGTCAATGGCAGCGTGTACATCAACTCGCAGATCCCGAGTTCGTCCGGTCTTGGGTCGTCTGCAGCAGTGACGGTTGCCACGCTTTGCGCCATCAACGATGAATTCCATCTGGGCAAAACGCGGGAAGAGATCGCCGACATGGCATTTGGGATCGAAAAGAAGGTGCAGAAAGGCAGGGCAAGCCCCACCGATACCACCGTATCATCCTATGGCGGGATTGTCCTGATCACCGGCTCCTCCCGCCGGCGCCTTCCCCCGCAGAACCTCCACATCGTAATCGGCGACACCCTCGTATCGCACAACACCTCCCAGATGGTAGAGCAGGTAAGCGATCTCAAAAAAAAACATCCGGAGATTGTCAGCCACCTGCTCGATGCGATCGAGGGGGTGAGCCTGAACGCGATCCACCACCTCAACAACCCGCAGGAACTGGGCAGGTACATGGATATGAACCATGCATTGCTCGATGCCCTCGGGGTGGGTCACCCGGCGCTCTCGCGTCTCGTGCTTGCTGCAAGGGCGGCAGGTGCGTTTGGCGCAAAGCTGACCGGTGCGGGTGGCGGGGGATGCATGGTCGCTGTAACCCCAAAAGGGCTCAAGCACCGGGTGGCAAAGGCAATCGAGGCATGCAATGCCCGGGCGATCGTGACCGGTATCGACACCGAAGGTGCACGAAAGGAGAAACATGTCTGA
- the amrB gene encoding AmmeMemoRadiSam system protein B has product MKMRACAVAGMFYPREPNHLEQLLTRFFAKGGEPVDALGIVAPHAGYIYSGEVAARAYAAIPSDFSGTFVVIGPSHRGYMTAASAVPWETPLGVIDTDEAFVKALDIETDEFSHADEHSLEVQMPFIKFRFPRARVAPVMMGGQDEESAMHLGRKITAAARATRRDVRVVASSDFSHYIPEALARENDLYAIESLQSLDIGEFFLRIERRKVSACGYGPIAAMVEACRAMGATQGRLLKYATSGDVTGDRAEVVGYAAIAVI; this is encoded by the coding sequence ATGAAGATGCGTGCATGCGCAGTGGCGGGGATGTTCTACCCGCGGGAACCCAATCATCTTGAGCAGCTGCTCACCCGGTTCTTTGCAAAAGGCGGCGAACCGGTGGATGCACTGGGTATTGTTGCACCCCATGCAGGGTATATCTATTCAGGGGAGGTTGCGGCGCGGGCATATGCCGCAATCCCCTCTGACTTCTCGGGCACATTCGTGGTGATAGGCCCGTCCCACCGGGGGTACATGACAGCAGCGTCGGCAGTCCCATGGGAAACACCGCTCGGTGTGATCGATACGGACGAAGCATTTGTAAAAGCCCTCGATATCGAAACTGACGAGTTTTCGCATGCAGATGAGCATTCGCTTGAAGTCCAGATGCCGTTTATCAAGTTCCGGTTCCCCCGGGCCAGGGTTGCACCGGTGATGATGGGCGGGCAGGACGAAGAGAGCGCGATGCACCTTGGCAGGAAAATAACTGCCGCAGCCAGGGCTACCAGGCGGGACGTGCGGGTCGTTGCGTCAAGCGATTTCTCCCATTATATTCCGGAGGCGCTCGCCCGGGAAAATGACCTGTATGCGATCGAATCCCTGCAGTCGCTTGACATCGGGGAGTTCTTTTTACGCATTGAAAGGCGGAAGGTCTCTGCCTGCGGGTACGGCCCGATTGCGGCCATGGTGGAAGCGTGCCGGGCGATGGGGGCAACTCAGGGCAGGCTCCTTAAGTACGCGACAAGCGGGGATGTAACCGGTGACCGGGCTGAAGTCGTGGGGTATGCGGCCATTGCGGTGATATAG
- the rpsB gene encoding 30S ribosomal protein S2, protein MTQVTEMEIELKEPLVPVEDYLAAGVHIGTQQKSEDMKRFIYRVRGDGLYILDIRETDARIKTVANFLNHYEPPNILVVTSRQYGQYPAKKFADTIGAMSATGRFIPGLLTNPVLDGYIEPEVIVVTDPIGDAQVIHEGVQCGIPVIALCDTNNMTKFVDLVIPTNNKGRKALSMVYFLLTREMLRLRGISTALAPEDFETDI, encoded by the coding sequence ATGACCCAAGTTACCGAGATGGAAATTGAATTAAAAGAACCGCTCGTCCCTGTCGAAGATTATCTTGCGGCAGGTGTCCACATCGGCACCCAGCAGAAGAGCGAAGACATGAAGAGGTTCATCTACCGCGTCCGCGGTGATGGGCTCTATATCCTGGATATCCGGGAGACCGACGCACGTATCAAGACCGTGGCAAACTTCCTGAACCATTATGAGCCCCCGAATATCCTTGTCGTCACCTCCCGCCAGTACGGGCAGTACCCGGCAAAGAAGTTTGCCGACACGATCGGCGCAATGTCAGCTACCGGACGATTCATACCCGGCCTCCTCACCAACCCGGTACTTGACGGCTACATCGAACCTGAAGTGATTGTCGTCACTGACCCTATCGGCGATGCACAGGTTATCCACGAGGGCGTCCAGTGCGGCATTCCGGTCATCGCGCTCTGCGATACCAACAATATGACCAAGTTTGTCGACCTTGTGATCCCGACCAACAACAAGGGGAGAAAAGCGCTCTCGATGGTCTACTTCCTGCTCACCCGCGAGATGCTCCGGCTCCGCGGCATATCCACGGCACTGGCCCCCGAAGACTTTGAGACTGATATCTGA
- the eno gene encoding phosphopyruvate hydratase, translating to MTLIEAVELRVILDSRGNPTVEADILTTSGFGRAAAPAGASTGSREAKVLPPGDAVESAMANLLPALIGLDASDQAGFDEQLRDIDGTDNFSGIGANVAVALSLANAKAAASAGGMPLFRYLAGAFVTEMPLPLGNVIGGGAHAADATEIQEFLVVTGDAADVQEAVFANAAVHRTVKEILNKKGKACGKGDEGAWAPQIDDALAFDIIAEACSTVADEMNVSVDMGIDVAASQLWSDGHYKYRRKKRSTEDQVAYIAELVDKYKLVYVEDPMHEEDFSGFADLNAQVGDRCLVCGDDIFVTQVDRILQGIESASANCVLIKPNQVGTLTDTFDAVRLAHTQGLDTVMSHRSGETTDTTIAHLATAFSCVFLKTGVVGGERIAKLNELIRIEEQI from the coding sequence ATGACGTTGATTGAAGCAGTCGAGCTCCGGGTTATCCTGGACAGCCGGGGGAACCCGACAGTCGAAGCCGATATCCTCACGACATCAGGGTTCGGCCGGGCAGCAGCCCCTGCCGGTGCAAGCACCGGGTCACGGGAGGCAAAAGTCCTTCCCCCGGGGGATGCAGTCGAGAGCGCAATGGCAAACCTTCTGCCGGCCCTTATCGGCCTGGACGCATCCGATCAGGCGGGGTTTGACGAGCAGCTCCGGGATATTGACGGGACAGACAACTTCTCCGGCATCGGTGCAAATGTCGCCGTCGCCCTGTCGCTTGCAAACGCAAAAGCCGCTGCGTCGGCAGGGGGCATGCCCCTCTTCCGGTACCTTGCCGGGGCGTTTGTTACCGAGATGCCGCTCCCGCTCGGGAACGTGATCGGCGGCGGTGCGCACGCTGCAGATGCGACCGAGATCCAGGAGTTCCTGGTGGTCACGGGCGATGCTGCCGATGTGCAGGAAGCAGTATTTGCTAACGCAGCAGTGCACCGCACCGTCAAAGAGATCCTGAACAAGAAGGGCAAGGCATGCGGCAAGGGAGACGAGGGTGCATGGGCGCCCCAGATAGATGACGCCCTTGCATTCGATATTATTGCCGAAGCCTGCAGTACCGTTGCCGACGAGATGAACGTATCTGTAGATATGGGCATCGATGTTGCGGCAAGCCAGCTCTGGAGCGATGGGCATTACAAGTACCGCAGGAAGAAGCGCTCCACCGAAGATCAGGTCGCGTACATCGCGGAGCTTGTGGACAAATACAAGCTTGTCTATGTCGAAGACCCGATGCATGAAGAGGACTTTTCCGGCTTTGCCGATCTCAACGCACAGGTCGGTGACCGGTGCCTTGTCTGCGGTGACGACATCTTTGTCACGCAGGTCGACCGTATCCTGCAGGGCATCGAATCGGCATCCGCGAACTGCGTACTGATCAAACCCAACCAGGTGGGCACCCTGACTGACACCTTTGACGCGGTCAGGCTTGCCCATACCCAGGGGTTGGACACGGTGATGAGCCACCGGTCCGGTGAGACCACTGATACGACAATTGCACACCTCGCAACCGCGTTCTCCTGTGTTTTCTTAAAAACCGGTGTGGTTGGCGGGGAACGCATTGCAAAACTGAACGAACTGATTCGCATAGAGGAACAGATATGA
- a CDS encoding DNA-directed RNA polymerase subunit K, with product MQTPQYTRYERARIIGARALQISMGAPLLIKTERIDPLEIAIDEFTQNKIPITVKRK from the coding sequence ATGCAGACACCACAATATACCCGGTATGAACGGGCGCGGATTATCGGAGCCCGTGCTCTGCAGATATCAATGGGTGCACCATTACTCATCAAAACCGAAAGGATCGATCCGCTGGAGATTGCGATCGACGAATTCACCCAAAACAAAATACCCATTACCGTAAAGAGGAAGTGA
- a CDS encoding DNA-directed RNA polymerase subunit N yields MIPVRCFTCGKPVSTAFEEFKLRRAAGEDPKKILDDLGLTRYCCRRMLLTHNEIIDELNPYQ; encoded by the coding sequence GTGATACCCGTACGATGCTTCACCTGTGGAAAACCAGTCTCCACAGCGTTTGAAGAGTTTAAATTGAGGCGGGCAGCTGGCGAGGATCCCAAAAAGATCCTCGATGACCTCGGTCTTACCCGCTACTGCTGCCGGCGCATGCTGCTCACGCACAATGAGATCATCGATGAGCTCAACCCGTACCAGTGA
- a CDS encoding 30S ribosomal protein S9, producing MVKIINTSGKRKTAIARATLKAGKGIIRINSVPLDKYGTEVTRMKISEPLLLVPNAVNGIDVAIDVEGGGSMGQAEAIRTALARGIVEWHNDPQMKDTYLLYDRTLLVNDSRQKETKKPHGRGARKKFQKSYR from the coding sequence ATGGTCAAGATCATCAACACAAGTGGAAAACGCAAGACGGCAATCGCACGGGCTACGCTCAAGGCCGGTAAGGGCATCATCCGGATCAACTCCGTCCCGCTGGACAAGTACGGGACCGAGGTTACACGGATGAAGATCTCCGAACCGCTCCTGCTTGTGCCCAACGCGGTGAACGGCATCGATGTCGCTATCGATGTTGAAGGAGGGGGTTCGATGGGGCAGGCGGAAGCCATCCGCACTGCTCTCGCGAGGGGAATTGTCGAATGGCATAACGATCCCCAGATGAAAGACACGTACCTGCTGTACGACCGGACGCTGCTTGTCAACGATTCGCGGCAGAAGGAAACGAAAAAGCCGCACGGGCGCGGTGCACGCAAGAAGTTCCAAAAGTCTTATCGTTAG
- a CDS encoding 50S ribosomal protein L13 — protein MVTVINGDGMLLGRLASVVAQRALAGEEIAVVNAEKAIISGSRARVLSNYQTKRSRGSTGWGPFLPRRPDHLMKRTIRGMLPYKRPRGVDAMRRIRCYVGIPVDFVGKEMEVPDEAHMNRLNNVQFVTLGAVCTFLGAKF, from the coding sequence ATGGTGACAGTAATCAACGGTGATGGCATGCTCCTTGGACGGCTTGCAAGCGTTGTCGCACAGCGGGCGCTTGCCGGAGAGGAGATCGCGGTCGTCAACGCGGAAAAGGCAATCATTTCAGGCAGCCGGGCGCGGGTGCTTTCCAATTACCAGACCAAGCGCAGCCGGGGTTCAACCGGCTGGGGGCCGTTCCTCCCGCGCAGGCCGGACCACTTAATGAAGAGAACGATCCGCGGTATGCTGCCGTACAAACGCCCCCGTGGCGTTGACGCGATGAGGCGTATCCGGTGCTACGTGGGCATCCCGGTCGATTTCGTGGGTAAAGAGATGGAGGTGCCTGACGAGGCACACATGAACCGGCTGAACAATGTACAGTTTGTCACCCTTGGTGCAGTCTGCACCTTTCTGGGGGCAAAGTTCTAA
- a CDS encoding 50S ribosomal protein L18e — protein MTRTVEKTNPRLTNLISLLKNTSRENEAKIWREIASRLETSNRNHAEVNLSKIERYAQKGETIIVPGKVLGSGALSQSVKVAALNFSASATSKIRDAKGQCMTIEQLLQDNPKGSGVRILR, from the coding sequence ATGACAAGAACCGTGGAAAAGACGAACCCCCGTCTTACCAATCTCATATCGCTCTTAAAGAATACATCACGCGAGAATGAGGCAAAGATCTGGCGCGAGATCGCAAGCAGGCTGGAGACCTCCAACAGGAACCATGCCGAGGTCAACCTTTCCAAGATCGAGCGCTACGCCCAGAAAGGTGAGACGATCATCGTCCCCGGAAAGGTGCTGGGCAGCGGCGCCCTTTCACAATCGGTGAAAGTGGCGGCACTGAACTTCTCGGCATCAGCGACAAGCAAGATCCGGGACGCGAAAGGGCAGTGCATGACAATCGAACAGCTCCTGCAGGACAACCCGAAGGGAAGCGGTGTCCGTATCCTGAGGTGA
- a CDS encoding DNA-directed RNA polymerase subunit D yields the protein MEIQFASLDDTIARFTLIGAPPSFANALRRAMISEVPTLAIDEVRIYDNTSALFDEMLAHRLGLIPIITDLATYSRKETCACGGAGCPSCSVTYTLSVEGPKMVKSSDLIPQDPKAVPVHDNIPIVKLTKGQKLVLEARAELNTGKEHAKWQPTNVCGYKNHPVIAISDACDACGMCIEECPREILAAKGKKVEVIEGKLSDCSMCRLCERACVATGIGDEPAIKVSAEPDRYIFVVEGDGSLPVKEILRQALQHIKGQSDELEKQTREISGDDKK from the coding sequence ATGGAGATCCAGTTTGCAAGTCTTGACGATACTATTGCGCGATTCACACTTATCGGTGCCCCCCCCTCATTTGCAAATGCACTGCGCAGGGCGATGATCTCTGAAGTGCCGACGCTTGCGATCGACGAAGTGCGCATCTATGACAATACAAGCGCACTCTTCGACGAGATGCTTGCCCACCGGCTCGGGCTGATCCCGATCATCACCGACCTTGCCACGTACTCCCGCAAGGAGACCTGTGCATGCGGTGGTGCGGGGTGCCCGAGCTGTTCGGTCACTTATACCCTGAGTGTAGAAGGCCCCAAAATGGTCAAGTCAAGCGACCTGATCCCGCAGGACCCCAAAGCGGTCCCGGTGCATGATAATATCCCAATCGTAAAACTCACCAAGGGGCAGAAGCTCGTGCTCGAGGCGCGGGCGGAACTCAACACCGGAAAAGAGCATGCCAAATGGCAGCCGACGAATGTCTGCGGGTACAAGAACCATCCCGTCATTGCGATTTCAGATGCCTGCGATGCGTGCGGGATGTGCATTGAGGAATGCCCGCGGGAAATCCTTGCCGCAAAAGGCAAGAAGGTCGAGGTTATTGAGGGCAAGCTATCCGATTGCTCCATGTGCAGGCTCTGCGAACGGGCATGCGTGGCAACCGGCATCGGGGACGAACCGGCAATCAAGGTCTCAGCAGAGCCCGACCGGTATATTTTCGTGGTCGAAGGCGACGGGTCGCTTCCGGTAAAAGAGATCCTGCGCCAGGCGCTGCAACACATCAAAGGACAGTCAGACGAGCTGGAGAAACAGACACGCGAAATTTCAGGGGATGACAAGAAATGA
- a CDS encoding 30S ribosomal protein S11 — protein MAASDKEKWGIAHIFASFNNTIITITDLSGAETVTKSSGGMVVKQDRNESSPYAAMQMAGNVAAAAKEKGIVGVHVKVRAPGQGKQRSPGPGAQAAIRALARAGMRIGRIEDVTPIPHDSCRPKGGRRGRRV, from the coding sequence ATGGCAGCATCAGACAAGGAGAAGTGGGGCATTGCCCATATCTTCGCATCGTTTAACAACACCATCATCACCATCACCGACCTATCAGGCGCAGAGACGGTGACCAAGAGCTCAGGAGGCATGGTGGTCAAGCAGGACCGTAACGAAAGCTCGCCGTATGCAGCGATGCAGATGGCCGGAAATGTTGCGGCTGCTGCAAAAGAGAAGGGAATCGTTGGTGTCCATGTCAAGGTGCGTGCACCCGGGCAGGGCAAGCAGCGCAGCCCCGGGCCCGGAGCGCAGGCAGCAATCCGTGCGCTCGCCCGTGCCGGCATGCGCATCGGCAGGATTGAAGACGTCACGCCTATCCCCCACGACTCATGCCGTCCGAAGGGTGGCAGACGAGGAAGGAGAGTGTGA
- a CDS encoding 30S ribosomal protein S4 has product MGYPGKNHKSYQTPKRPFEKTRIEQETRLVIEYGLRNKREVWKAQSILRKYRKGARNLLALMSSSTDRPLFEAKRSELITSMQRGGLLGPDADIDDILSLKIQTELERRLQTLVYRKGLARSPKQARQLITHGHIAVGGRRVSIPGYRVSRTEEGQISYYGKSPFVADSHAEKARITKAPGVR; this is encoded by the coding sequence ATGGGATACCCGGGAAAGAACCATAAATCATACCAGACTCCCAAACGCCCGTTTGAAAAGACGCGGATTGAGCAGGAGACACGGCTTGTCATCGAGTACGGGCTACGGAACAAGCGGGAAGTGTGGAAGGCGCAGAGCATCCTGCGCAAGTACCGGAAAGGGGCACGCAACCTGCTTGCGCTCATGTCAAGCAGTACTGACCGGCCGCTCTTTGAAGCGAAAAGGTCTGAACTTATCACTTCCATGCAAAGGGGAGGACTGCTCGGCCCGGATGCGGATATCGATGACATCCTCTCCCTCAAGATCCAGACCGAGCTCGAGCGACGGCTCCAGACGCTGGTGTACCGCAAAGGCCTTGCACGGTCGCCAAAGCAGGCACGGCAGCTCATCACCCACGGGCATATCGCGGTCGGCGGAAGGCGCGTGAGCATCCCCGGTTACCGGGTTAGCCGCACCGAAGAAGGGCAGATCAGCTACTACGGCAAATCGCCGTTTGTTGCGGACTCCCATGCAGAAAAAGCGCGTATCACCAAAGCCCCGGGAGTGAGATAA